A region from the Desulfoglaeba alkanexedens ALDC genome encodes:
- a CDS encoding Hsp70 family protein, with the protein MGRRRERFRAARRAPVVKLGVIVIQPKYVVGVDLGTTHCVLAYAPVPRNQWDEPQIRIFPVPQLTAPGEVASQPLLPSFLFLPGPHDVPEGGLALPWNKGIDYAVGDFARKRGAEIPNRLVSSAKSWLCHSGVDRLKPILPWDSPAEARRVSPLEATACYLRHLRDAWNYTHAKEDDSARLEIQEIFLTVPASFDAVARELTVKAAEAAGLERLTLLEEPQAAFYAWIESQGDRWRKNVSVGDCVLVCDLGGGTTDFSLIRVEEEHGEMVLRRVAVGDHILLGGDNMDLTLAYALQAKLGERGVRLDGWQFRGLWHACRTAKERLLTDPNRETEPIVVLGRGSSLIGGTLRTELTREEATRILLEGFFPLCGPDDFPQSRPKVGVREMGLPYESDPAVTRHLARFLSRQGSGEKPGEACPTGVLFNGGVMKPEIVRERVVTLLSRWRGGEPLRRLESPDLDLAVARGAAAYGLARHGHGVRIRAGAPRSFYIGIESAMPTVPGVPTPIKALCVVPFGMEEGTREVIREKEFGLVVGEDAVFPLLASGSRKEDRPGDVVEDWSGEIDEVVSMETHLPISSEDAGGTVIPVWLESAFTEVGTLEIWCVSREDERRWKLEFNLRESES; encoded by the coding sequence ATGGGCCGACGGCGGGAACGCTTCCGGGCGGCCCGGCGCGCTCCGGTGGTCAAGTTAGGAGTCATTGTGATTCAGCCGAAATACGTGGTCGGAGTCGACTTGGGAACCACCCATTGCGTCCTGGCTTATGCCCCTGTTCCTCGAAACCAGTGGGATGAGCCGCAAATCCGCATTTTTCCCGTCCCGCAGCTTACGGCTCCGGGGGAAGTCGCCTCTCAGCCGCTTCTTCCATCCTTCCTGTTCCTCCCCGGGCCCCACGACGTCCCAGAGGGCGGGCTTGCCCTGCCCTGGAACAAAGGGATCGACTACGCCGTCGGTGACTTCGCCCGGAAGCGGGGGGCGGAGATTCCAAACCGCCTGGTTTCTTCCGCCAAGTCGTGGTTGTGCCACAGCGGGGTGGATCGCCTTAAACCCATCCTCCCGTGGGACAGTCCGGCCGAGGCGCGCCGCGTGTCTCCGTTGGAAGCCACCGCTTGCTACCTGCGGCACCTCCGCGATGCATGGAACTACACTCATGCGAAGGAAGACGACTCGGCCCGCCTGGAAATTCAGGAAATCTTCCTGACCGTTCCCGCAAGCTTCGATGCGGTGGCCCGGGAACTCACGGTGAAAGCAGCCGAGGCCGCCGGGCTGGAACGCCTGACCCTGTTGGAAGAACCCCAGGCCGCTTTTTATGCCTGGATCGAATCGCAGGGCGACCGCTGGCGAAAAAACGTATCAGTCGGCGATTGCGTGCTGGTTTGCGACCTCGGCGGCGGCACGACGGACTTCAGCCTGATCCGGGTGGAAGAAGAACACGGGGAGATGGTTCTCCGGCGCGTGGCCGTGGGCGATCACATTCTTCTGGGCGGCGACAACATGGACCTCACCCTGGCCTACGCCCTTCAGGCGAAGTTGGGCGAAAGAGGCGTTCGCCTGGACGGCTGGCAGTTCCGAGGGCTGTGGCATGCCTGCCGTACCGCCAAGGAACGGCTCCTCACGGACCCGAACCGGGAGACGGAACCCATCGTGGTGCTGGGGCGAGGCTCGTCGTTGATCGGCGGCACGTTGCGAACGGAACTGACCCGTGAGGAAGCGACCCGCATCCTTCTGGAAGGTTTCTTCCCGCTTTGCGGCCCGGACGACTTTCCTCAAAGCCGGCCCAAGGTCGGGGTCCGCGAAATGGGGTTGCCCTACGAATCGGACCCGGCGGTGACCCGGCACCTGGCCCGGTTTCTGTCGCGGCAGGGTTCCGGAGAAAAACCCGGGGAGGCGTGCCCGACGGGCGTGCTTTTCAACGGGGGTGTGATGAAGCCCGAAATCGTTCGGGAACGTGTCGTGACCCTCCTTTCCCGGTGGCGCGGCGGGGAACCGCTCCGCCGTCTGGAATCTCCCGATCTGGACCTTGCGGTGGCCCGGGGCGCCGCCGCTTACGGGCTGGCCCGTCACGGGCATGGCGTTCGAATCCGCGCGGGGGCTCCGCGGAGTTTCTACATAGGGATCGAATCCGCCATGCCGACTGTTCCCGGAGTCCCGACCCCCATCAAGGCGTTGTGCGTCGTGCCGTTCGGCATGGAAGAGGGCACGCGGGAGGTGATCCGCGAGAAGGAATTCGGCCTGGTGGTCGGGGAAGACGCCGTGTTTCCGCTGCTCGCTTCCGGTTCCCGAAAGGAAGACCGGCCGGGGGACGTGGTGGAAGACTGGTCCGGAGAAATCGACGAAGTGGTGAGCATGGAAACTCACCTTCCGATATCGTCCGAGGACGCCGGCGGGACCGTCATCCCGGTCTGGCTGGAAAGCGCCTTCACCGAGGTGGGAACCCTGGAAATCTGGTGCGTCTCGCGAGAAGACGAACGGCGGTGGAAGCTCGAATTCAACCTGAGGGAATCTGAATCATAA
- a CDS encoding DUF2760 domain-containing protein, protein MTNKGRISFQLVLVCLVFNGALLAAFFLAGREVLTTVNAWVEPLISAEGPELPQQVRSGLENLKAYTTLLERYLAPAVFGVGGAATFLLWIVAQGIARRQAGKGLESAVAPEKSLKKSEPAEMKAADSLPADVDPKSVGAVLMLSVFQREGRLIDFLNEDLSLYEDAQIGAAVRSIHEGCRSALGETVELEPIFKDEEGASVTVSQGFDAAAVRLTGNVTGDPPFQGILRHRGWRVRRLRLPQITAHVEKERIVAPAEVEVGATD, encoded by the coding sequence ATGACAAACAAGGGGAGGATCTCATTTCAATTGGTGCTGGTCTGCCTGGTTTTCAACGGCGCGCTTCTGGCCGCCTTCTTCCTGGCCGGCCGGGAAGTGCTCACCACAGTCAACGCGTGGGTGGAACCGCTGATCTCCGCTGAAGGTCCTGAACTTCCCCAACAGGTGCGAAGCGGGCTCGAGAATCTGAAGGCGTACACCACCCTGCTGGAACGTTACCTGGCGCCGGCTGTTTTCGGTGTGGGCGGTGCAGCCACGTTCCTCCTCTGGATCGTCGCCCAGGGGATTGCGCGGCGCCAGGCGGGCAAAGGGCTCGAATCCGCCGTGGCGCCGGAAAAATCCCTGAAGAAATCGGAACCTGCGGAAATGAAGGCCGCGGATTCCCTTCCCGCGGATGTGGATCCAAAGTCCGTAGGAGCCGTTCTGATGTTGTCCGTCTTTCAGCGTGAGGGGCGTCTGATCGATTTCCTGAACGAAGATCTTTCCCTTTACGAAGATGCGCAGATCGGCGCCGCCGTGCGAAGCATCCACGAAGGGTGCCGGTCGGCCCTGGGGGAAACCGTGGAACTGGAGCCCATTTTCAAGGATGAAGAAGGGGCCTCGGTGACCGTGTCTCAGGGTTTCGATGCGGCGGCTGTTCGCCTGACCGGCAATGTGACGGGGGATCCTCCGTTTCAGGGGATTCTCCGGCACCGGGGCTGGCGGGTGAGGCGGCTCCGGCTGCCCCAGATCACAGCGCACGTGGAGAAGGAAAGAATCGTCGCGCCGGCCGAGGTGGAGGTTGGGGCGACCGATTGA
- a CDS encoding DUF401 family protein: protein MLESVPAIIRVLVVFVVILIAIRRRFSLGNAFISGAVLLGLLFGMNPKGIALSTLSSLVEAKTMSLSGVVCLILVLSHSLEAAGQMERLLARFQGLIHRPRINLVVFPALIGLLPMPGGAIFSAPMVKTLGKRLRLSGDQLSYINYWFRHIWEYWWPLYPGVLLTTALADLHLWLFVAFLFPLTLVALFSGYLPLRTLNNGATAPEADAREPAPSLKPFLKELAPILIVIGGGLGMGSAVSLVLGSGGTGVDKELGLIAALVAGILWVWRANGLSHSQCWDVLKRRQLLQMFYMVASIMIFKGVLEDSEAVGAISDELLLVGIPLMPVTVILPFLVGSVVGITIGFVGTTFPILISLIQSFGESQHMLAYMMLGLVSGFVGVLLSPLHLCLLLSNEYFETALGYVYRHLVAPCGILLASGCAYFFLLQALF, encoded by the coding sequence GTGCTTGAAAGCGTACCCGCCATCATCCGTGTCCTCGTGGTTTTCGTGGTGATCCTCATCGCTATCCGCCGGCGGTTTTCCCTTGGAAACGCTTTCATTTCGGGAGCGGTTCTGCTGGGGCTCCTGTTCGGCATGAACCCCAAGGGGATCGCCCTCTCCACTCTGTCTTCCCTGGTCGAAGCCAAAACGATGTCTCTAAGCGGCGTGGTGTGTCTCATCTTGGTGCTCAGCCACAGCCTGGAAGCGGCCGGGCAGATGGAGCGCCTGCTGGCGCGTTTTCAAGGGTTGATCCACCGCCCCAGGATCAACCTGGTGGTCTTTCCTGCCCTCATCGGGCTTCTTCCCATGCCGGGCGGAGCCATCTTTTCCGCGCCCATGGTGAAGACCCTGGGGAAGCGCCTGCGCCTCAGCGGCGATCAGCTGAGTTACATCAACTACTGGTTCCGCCACATCTGGGAATACTGGTGGCCCCTTTACCCCGGAGTGCTCCTCACCACGGCGCTGGCGGACCTGCACCTCTGGCTGTTCGTAGCGTTTCTCTTTCCCTTGACGCTGGTGGCCTTGTTCAGCGGCTATCTGCCCCTCAGAACCCTGAACAACGGGGCTACGGCCCCGGAAGCGGATGCTCGTGAACCAGCGCCGTCTCTTAAACCGTTTCTCAAGGAACTGGCCCCCATCCTCATCGTGATCGGCGGAGGACTGGGGATGGGTTCGGCCGTTTCCCTGGTTCTCGGAAGCGGCGGCACCGGTGTGGACAAGGAATTGGGCCTCATCGCAGCTCTCGTCGCGGGGATCCTCTGGGTGTGGCGCGCCAACGGCCTGTCGCATTCCCAGTGCTGGGACGTTCTAAAGCGCAGGCAGTTGCTTCAAATGTTTTACATGGTGGCCTCCATCATGATTTTCAAGGGCGTGCTCGAAGACAGCGAAGCGGTGGGCGCGATCAGCGACGAATTGCTCCTGGTCGGCATCCCGCTCATGCCCGTCACGGTCATTCTGCCGTTCCTGGTGGGAAGCGTGGTTGGAATCACAATCGGGTTCGTGGGAACCACCTTTCCCATCCTGATTTCGCTCATTCAGTCCTTCGGCGAAAGCCAGCACATGCTGGCCTACATGATGCTGGGGCTGGTCAGCGGGTTTGTCGGGGTGCTCCTTTCGCCTCTGCACCTGTGCCTCCTTCTGTCCAACGAGTATTTTGAAACCGCCCTGGGCTACGTTTACCGTCACCTGGTGGCTCCCTGCGGAATTCTCCTCGCGTCCGGGTGTGCCTATTTTTTCCTGCTGCAGGCTCTTTTCTGA
- the lpxK gene encoding tetraacyldisaccharide 4'-kinase yields the protein MKKIVGGWFEKRWYRKDGRLAEPAEACLRLTERGYLEMLRRHQAHLRASRHRLNAFVISVGNITVGGTGKTPFCLWLARRLSAGGCRTAVLSRGYGRSASAVARVAPSLEGSGFADRYGDEPVLLAAALPGVSVWVGSARWKTGEAAIRCDGAEVIILDDGFQHLSLERDVDLVLLDGKNPFGNGRLLPVGPLREPVEHLGRADAFVLSDDGSGGEVSGNDDGGFPADPVAFPMAPIFRFRRRVRAFRQGFMGTRFPPNALEGKRVLAFCGIARPERFFNTLKSLGIWVCATLVFPDHHRFRPRDWGRIFSLARKSGASYLITTEKDLVRAPPALMPALISVELETDLGPDENRFMAFMAAKFRASRPGRPLCFR from the coding sequence ATGAAAAAGATCGTTGGCGGATGGTTCGAGAAGCGCTGGTATAGAAAGGACGGGCGGCTTGCCGAGCCGGCGGAGGCGTGCCTTCGCCTGACGGAGCGCGGTTACCTGGAGATGCTTCGCCGCCACCAGGCGCACCTCAGAGCGTCCCGCCACCGGCTGAACGCCTTTGTGATCAGCGTGGGAAACATAACGGTCGGCGGCACGGGGAAAACGCCGTTTTGCCTGTGGCTGGCCCGCAGACTCAGTGCCGGCGGCTGCAGGACCGCCGTATTGAGCCGCGGCTACGGCCGTTCGGCGTCGGCGGTCGCAAGGGTTGCGCCGTCGTTGGAAGGCTCGGGCTTCGCCGATCGCTACGGTGATGAACCGGTTCTTCTCGCCGCCGCGCTTCCCGGAGTTTCCGTTTGGGTCGGGAGCGCCCGGTGGAAAACCGGGGAAGCGGCCATCCGTTGTGACGGAGCGGAAGTCATCATCCTGGACGACGGGTTCCAGCACCTGAGCCTGGAACGCGACGTGGACCTGGTGCTTCTCGATGGAAAAAACCCCTTCGGAAACGGCCGGCTGCTTCCCGTCGGGCCGCTGCGCGAACCCGTCGAGCATCTGGGCCGGGCCGACGCTTTCGTCCTTTCGGACGATGGAAGCGGCGGTGAGGTGTCGGGAAACGATGACGGCGGTTTTCCCGCGGATCCGGTTGCCTTTCCGATGGCCCCGATTTTCCGCTTTCGGCGCCGAGTCCGTGCCTTTCGCCAGGGTTTCATGGGCACACGGTTCCCGCCGAACGCCCTGGAGGGGAAAAGGGTGCTCGCCTTCTGCGGCATCGCCCGGCCGGAACGGTTCTTTAATACACTGAAATCCCTGGGGATATGGGTTTGCGCCACCCTGGTGTTTCCGGACCATCACCGGTTTCGGCCGCGGGATTGGGGGCGGATCTTCTCTCTGGCGCGCAAATCCGGTGCATCGTACCTGATAACCACCGAAAAGGACCTGGTCCGAGCCCCCCCGGCTCTGATGCCCGCCTTGATCTCGGTGGAACTGGAAACGGACCTGGGACCGGATGAGAACCGCTTTATGGCATTCATGGCGGCGAAGTTTCGGGCGTCGCGGCCTGGTCGTCCGCTTTGTTTCAGGTGA
- a CDS encoding cold-shock protein — MAEGRVKWFNDKKGYGFIETENGDDVFVHYSAIEGSGFRSLTEGEKVSFEVEQTSKGPQAVNVKRF, encoded by the coding sequence ATGGCGGAAGGCCGAGTGAAATGGTTCAATGACAAGAAGGGCTACGGTTTCATCGAAACGGAAAACGGGGATGACGTGTTCGTCCATTACAGCGCCATCGAAGGAAGCGGATTCCGTTCCCTGACCGAAGGCGAAAAGGTGAGCTTCGAAGTGGAACAGACGTCCAAGGGGCCTCAGGCCGTCAACGTGAAACGCTTCTGA
- a CDS encoding ferritin-like domain-containing protein produces the protein MFSFAEVLDMAIRLEKNGERYYRNAVEQLQNPELCHVLLRLAEDEVEHRDWFMELKQAHFEATGPPDPLEIEAGELLQGIVGSQTFSLDEVDPREFDTPEGILLAAVGFEKDTILFYEFLQSFVTDPETLENLRMIIEEENEHVKILEEQLQEYVAP, from the coding sequence ATGTTTTCCTTTGCAGAAGTGCTGGATATGGCCATTCGGCTGGAGAAAAACGGGGAGCGCTATTACCGCAACGCCGTGGAGCAGCTTCAGAATCCCGAGCTGTGCCATGTGCTGCTCCGGCTCGCGGAAGACGAGGTGGAGCATCGCGACTGGTTCATGGAACTGAAGCAGGCCCATTTCGAGGCCACGGGCCCTCCCGATCCCTTGGAAATCGAGGCAGGAGAGTTGCTCCAAGGTATCGTGGGCAGCCAGACCTTTTCCCTTGACGAAGTGGACCCGAGGGAATTCGATACCCCCGAAGGGATCCTTTTGGCGGCCGTGGGATTCGAAAAAGACACCATCCTCTTCTACGAGTTTCTTCAAAGCTTCGTCACCGACCCCGAAACTCTTGAGAACTTGAGAATGATCATCGAAGAAGAAAACGAGCACGTGAAGATCCTGGAGGAGCAGCTGCAGGAATACGTGGCGCCGTGA
- a CDS encoding FmdB family zinc ribbon protein, with translation MPIYEYECSKCGKVTEAMQRFSDPPLTECSHCGGPLRRMISMSTFHLKGSGWYVTDYSGKNQSVCSAGGEQQKGSEKKTEASSSESKESK, from the coding sequence ATGCCTATTTACGAGTACGAATGCTCAAAGTGTGGAAAGGTTACCGAAGCGATGCAGCGTTTTTCGGACCCGCCTCTCACCGAATGCAGCCATTGCGGAGGCCCGCTTCGAAGGATGATTTCCATGAGCACTTTCCACCTGAAAGGTTCCGGTTGGTACGTGACGGATTATTCCGGGAAGAACCAGAGTGTTTGCTCGGCCGGTGGGGAGCAGCAGAAGGGCTCCGAGAAAAAGACCGAGGCATCTTCTTCCGAATCCAAAGAATCCAAGTAG
- a CDS encoding (2Fe-2S) ferredoxin domain-containing protein, with amino-acid sequence MLTVSICVGQSCHEKGSAEIVSVFEQEIRQHGLEGNVALTGMHCSDPCFLSTTVRVGERVFRGLSPQDARDFFLNEILPRIRPEDSGKRPD; translated from the coding sequence ATGCTGACGGTATCGATCTGCGTAGGCCAAAGCTGTCATGAAAAGGGGTCGGCCGAAATCGTTTCGGTCTTCGAACAGGAAATCCGGCAACACGGCCTCGAGGGGAACGTGGCCTTGACCGGCATGCACTGTTCCGACCCGTGCTTTCTGAGTACTACGGTGCGGGTGGGAGAGCGGGTGTTCCGGGGCCTTTCTCCCCAGGACGCCCGAGACTTCTTTCTGAACGAAATCCTGCCGCGGATACGGCCGGAAGATTCGGGGAAGCGGCCCGACTGA
- the fdhF gene encoding formate dehydrogenase subunit alpha, with product MTLNAKSELKRVPVEIDGKIYMAQEGRTILDVARENGIRIPTLCYHPKLKPLGSCRMCIVEVDGTPTPVAACTTRVTKGMSVRTRSAALERLRRETLKLILLKHPMNCAACEINGNCQLQDLAHEYDINHTDLHTYNIRPVEQESEEYATPLIRYHWRRCILCGRCVQACVEISEVGAINFKGRGALARIAPVEQVYNVKPECVSCGECMAVCPVNALTEAFGRRRGKAWETRKVRTTCTYCGCGCQLELNVVGDRVTGVTPFDGGVNRGALCSKGRFGYEFINHPDRLKHPMIRRNGYWEEVSWDTALDLVADRLSEIRNAHGPDALGALSSARATNEDNYLFQKLIRGVLGTNNIDHCARLUHSSTVAGLAAAFGSGAMTNSISEIEDTDLIFITGSDTSEAHPIIGRMVKRAVDRRRAKLIVVDPRQVVMVSFANIWLRPRPGTDVAWINGMIHVILEEGLWDRTFVDERTEGFEELREAVRGDTPEAMERITGIPAEELRRAARLYARAPRAMILYAMGITQHTHGTDNVKALANLAMICGNVGREGTGLNPLRGQNNVQGACDMGALPDVLPGYQSVIDEEALARFQQAWATGVRLSNRVGLTVTEMFPAALQSRIRAMYVVGENPALSDANVAHVRKALESLDFLVVQDIFFTETAALADVVLPAASFAEKDGTFTNTERRVQRVRKAIDPPGRARADWKIFCDLAKRLSERLSGPVPSAAAEEGVVYRFINRGYWDYKDPSEIFDEIASVTPIYGGLTYRRLESEGIQWPCPTRHHPGTPFLHKDRFSRGRGKFHAIHYREAAELPDREYPFYLSTGRIRYHYHTGTMTRRSRGLSLIAPEERIQMNPADAQRLGVHEGDWVRVISRRGEVKARVCVTERSAPGMVFGTFHFSEVPINLLTNDALDPVSKIPEFKVCAVRVEKLEAQEDAGEAAVEVEGC from the coding sequence ATGACGCTGAACGCCAAATCCGAATTGAAACGTGTGCCCGTTGAAATCGATGGCAAGATCTACATGGCCCAGGAGGGTCGAACCATTCTCGATGTGGCTCGGGAAAACGGCATCCGGATACCGACGCTGTGCTACCATCCCAAGCTGAAACCGCTGGGATCCTGCCGCATGTGCATTGTGGAAGTGGATGGGACGCCGACACCGGTTGCAGCCTGCACCACGCGCGTGACGAAAGGCATGTCGGTTCGGACCCGTTCGGCGGCGCTCGAGCGGCTGCGCCGTGAAACGCTGAAGCTCATCTTGCTGAAGCATCCCATGAATTGCGCGGCCTGCGAAATCAACGGAAACTGCCAGCTGCAGGATCTCGCCCACGAATACGACATCAATCACACCGATTTGCATACATACAACATTCGGCCCGTGGAGCAGGAGTCCGAGGAGTATGCAACGCCCCTCATCCGCTACCATTGGCGGCGCTGCATCCTGTGCGGGCGCTGTGTTCAGGCGTGCGTGGAAATCAGCGAAGTGGGGGCCATCAACTTCAAAGGCCGGGGAGCTTTGGCCCGCATCGCGCCTGTGGAACAGGTCTACAACGTCAAGCCCGAATGCGTTTCCTGCGGCGAATGCATGGCGGTCTGCCCAGTGAACGCTCTGACGGAAGCGTTCGGAAGACGGCGCGGCAAGGCGTGGGAGACGCGAAAGGTCCGCACGACCTGCACGTATTGCGGTTGCGGCTGCCAGCTGGAACTGAACGTGGTGGGGGATCGCGTGACCGGCGTGACGCCCTTCGACGGCGGAGTGAACCGGGGAGCGCTCTGCTCCAAGGGCCGCTTCGGCTATGAGTTCATCAACCATCCGGACCGGCTGAAACACCCCATGATCCGCCGGAACGGCTACTGGGAAGAGGTCAGCTGGGATACGGCGCTGGATCTCGTGGCCGATCGGCTGTCCGAAATCCGAAACGCCCATGGCCCGGACGCCCTGGGAGCGCTCAGTTCCGCCCGGGCCACCAACGAGGACAATTACCTGTTTCAGAAACTCATCCGGGGGGTTCTCGGGACAAACAACATCGACCACTGCGCCCGCCTCTGACACAGTTCCACCGTGGCCGGTCTGGCCGCAGCCTTCGGAAGTGGCGCGATGACCAATTCCATTTCGGAAATCGAAGATACCGACCTGATTTTCATCACCGGAAGCGACACCTCGGAAGCGCATCCCATCATCGGCCGCATGGTCAAGCGCGCCGTGGACCGGCGCCGCGCCAAGCTGATCGTCGTGGATCCCCGGCAGGTGGTCATGGTGAGCTTCGCCAACATCTGGCTCCGGCCCCGCCCGGGAACGGACGTCGCTTGGATCAACGGTATGATCCACGTTATCCTGGAGGAAGGGCTCTGGGACCGAACCTTCGTGGACGAGCGCACCGAGGGCTTCGAAGAACTGAGAGAGGCGGTCCGGGGCGATACGCCGGAAGCCATGGAACGGATCACGGGCATCCCGGCCGAAGAACTCCGGCGGGCGGCGCGGCTGTACGCTCGAGCGCCCCGGGCCATGATCCTTTATGCCATGGGCATCACCCAGCACACCCACGGCACCGACAACGTGAAAGCGCTCGCCAACCTGGCCATGATTTGCGGCAACGTGGGCCGCGAAGGCACCGGGTTGAATCCCCTTCGCGGCCAGAACAACGTCCAGGGGGCCTGTGATATGGGGGCCCTGCCCGACGTGTTGCCCGGCTACCAGAGCGTCATCGACGAGGAGGCGCTCGCCCGCTTTCAGCAGGCCTGGGCCACCGGGGTGCGGCTTTCGAACCGGGTGGGGCTTACCGTGACCGAAATGTTTCCAGCCGCCCTGCAAAGTCGCATCCGCGCCATGTACGTCGTGGGGGAAAACCCGGCGCTCAGCGACGCCAATGTCGCTCATGTGCGGAAGGCCTTAGAATCGCTGGATTTCCTGGTGGTTCAGGACATCTTCTTCACGGAAACGGCCGCGCTGGCCGACGTGGTCCTCCCGGCGGCTTCCTTTGCGGAAAAGGACGGGACATTCACCAACACGGAACGACGTGTCCAGCGGGTGCGCAAGGCCATCGACCCGCCGGGCCGGGCTCGGGCGGACTGGAAGATTTTCTGTGATCTGGCCAAGCGGTTGAGCGAAAGGCTTTCGGGCCCGGTACCGTCGGCGGCCGCCGAGGAAGGCGTGGTGTATCGGTTCATCAACCGCGGTTATTGGGACTACAAGGACCCCTCCGAGATCTTCGACGAGATCGCTTCAGTCACGCCCATCTACGGCGGCCTCACCTACCGGCGGCTCGAATCCGAAGGGATTCAGTGGCCCTGTCCCACGCGGCATCACCCGGGCACCCCCTTCCTGCACAAGGACCGCTTTTCAAGGGGGCGCGGGAAGTTCCATGCGATCCACTACCGGGAAGCGGCGGAGCTCCCCGACCGCGAATACCCCTTCTATCTCAGCACCGGCCGCATCCGATACCACTACCACACGGGCACCATGACCCGGCGGTCCCGGGGTTTGAGCCTCATCGCGCCCGAAGAACGCATCCAAATGAACCCAGCGGACGCGCAACGCCTGGGCGTTCATGAAGGCGACTGGGTGCGGGTGATTTCCCGCCGGGGCGAAGTGAAGGCAAGGGTTTGTGTCACGGAACGTTCGGCGCCGGGCATGGTTTTCGGCACGTTTCATTTTTCCGAGGTGCCCATCAACCTGCTTACCAATGACGCGCTGGATCCCGTGAGCAAGATTCCCGAGTTCAAGGTTTGCGCCGTTCGCGTCGAGAAGCTCGAAGCGCAGGAGGACGCTGGAGAAGCGGCCGTGGAGGTGGAAGGATGCTGA